A part of Ziziphus jujuba cultivar Dongzao chromosome 8, ASM3175591v1 genomic DNA contains:
- the LOC132805081 gene encoding uncharacterized protein LOC132805081 — MDITFFEKQPFFKDIHLQGKTFKEDSFVNSDDVFLSDDVFLSKDSEPSTFAPIANGQHSFLETPFTMSDVSPESRPTFENQSENQHFKKQPLETQKKGQSTIIPQHDNSAKQQAIDLRKVIPFLFIESSDLDIPIALRKGEVLKVPKWKEAVLEEMKALKKNNTWNIKALPIEKTAIGCDDVIEMERLKKSLALEFEIKDLGALRYFLGMEVARSRKGIIVSQ, encoded by the exons ATGGACAtcacattttttgaaaaacaaccaTTTTTTAAGGATATTCATCTTCAGGGAAAGACTTTTAAGGAAGATTCATTTGTTAACTCCGACGATGTTTTTCTCTCAGATGATGTGTTTCTCTCAAAAGATTCTGAGCCTAGTACCTTTGCACCTATAGCAAATGGCCAACATTCGTTCCTTGAAACTCCTTTCACTATGAGTGATGTTTCCCCAGAGTCTAGGCCTACATTTGAAAATCAATCTGAAAAtcaacattttaaaaaacaacCTTTGGAAACCCAAAAAAAGGGACAATCTACTATAATACCACAACATGATAATTCTGCTAAACAACAGGCAATAGATTTAAGGAAG GTAATTCCCTTTCTCTTCATTGAGTCTTCCGATCTTGACATTCCTATAGCTCTTCGTAAAGGG GAGGTTTTAAAAGTTCCAAAGTGGAAAGAAGCAGTGCTTGAAGAGATGAAAGCTCTTAAGAAGAATAATACTTGGAATATTAAGGCATTACCAATTGAGAAGACTGCTATAGGCT GTGATGATGTGATTGAGATGGAGAGACTAAAGAAGAGCCTTGCATTAGAATTCGAGATCAAGGACTTAGGAGCACTAAGATATTTCCTTGGCATGGAAGTTGCTCGTTCAAGGAAAGGAATTATTGTTtctcaataa
- the LOC125421498 gene encoding auxin transporter-like protein 2: MVPQKQAEEAMVSTFNETENEERDEEREDQSGFSFKSLLWHGGSVYDAWFSCASNQVAQVLLTLPYSFSQLGMLSGIILQIFYGILGSWTAYLISILYVEYRSRKEKENVSFKNHVIQWFEVLDGLLGPYWKAAGLAFNCTFLLFGSVIQLIACASNIYYINDNLDKRTWTYIFGACCATTVFIPSFHNYRIWSFLGLGMTTYTAWYMTIAALVQGQVEGVVHSGPKKLVLYFTGATNILYTFGGHAVTVEIMHAMWKPQKFKYIYLIATVYVFTLTLPSASAVYWAFGDELLTHSNAFALLPRTAWRDVAVILMLIHQFITFGFACTPLYFVWEKVIGMHDTKSICLRALARLPVVIPIWFLSIIFPFFGPINSAVGALLVSFTVYIIPSMAHMLTYRSASARKNAAEKLPFFLPSWTGMYLLNAFVVIWVFVVGFGFGGWASMTNFIKQVDTFGLFAKCYQCPPKASTAAHH; this comes from the exons ATGGTACCTCAGAAACAAGCAGAGGAGGCTATGGTCTCGACCTTCAATGAGACTGAGAACGAAGAAAGagatgaagaaagagaagatcAATCTGGTTTTAGCTTCAAAAGCTTGCTTTGGCATGGTGGGTCTGTATACGATGCCTGGTTTAGCTGTGCATCGAATCAG GTTGCTCAGGTTCTGTTGACACTGCCCTACTCATTCTCTCAACTGGGTATGCTTTCAGGAATCATTTTGCAGATTTTCTACGGTATTCTTGGAAGCTGGACTGCTTATTTAATCAGTATTCTCTACGTGGAGTACCGAAgccgaaaagaaaaagaaaatgtcagCTTCAAGAACCATGTGATCCAG TGGTTTGAAGTGCTAGATGGTTTACTTGGTCCTTATTGGAAAGCTGCTGGATTAGCCTTCAATTGCACTTTCCTACTCTTTGGATCTGTCATCCAGCTTATAGCCTGTGcaag TAACATATACTATATAAACGACAACTTGGACAAGAGGACATGGACGTACATATTCGGAGCTTGCTGTGCAACGACTGTGTTCATTCCGTCGTTTCACAACTACAGGATATGGTCGTTTCTTGGACTTGGAATGACTACGTATACTGCTTGGTATATGACAATTGCAGCTCTTGTTCAAGGACAG GTTGAAGGTGTCGTACATTCAGGAccaaaaaaattggttttgtaTTTCACTGGCGCCACCAATATACTCTACACTTTCGGCGGCCACGCCGTCACTGT GGAAATCATGCATGCAATGTGGAAGCCTCAGAAATTCAAGTACATTTATCTCATTGCCACAGTCTATGTATTCACCTTAACACTTCCATCAGCTTCAGCTGTATACTGGGCCTTCGGCGATGAACTCCTAACCCACTCAAACGCCTTTGCGCTCCTACCCCGGACGGCCTGGCGTGATGTAGCGGTCATTTTAATGTTGATTCACCAG TTCATAACATTCGGATTTGCTTGTACGccattgtattttgtttgggaaaAAGTAATAGGAATGCATGACACAAAAAGCATATGTTTAAGAGCACTTGCAAGGTTGCCCGTGGTGATACCAATATGGTTCTTATCCATTATATTTCCTTTCTTTGGTCCCATTAACTCTGCTGTTGGGGCTCTTTTGGTCAGCTTCACCGTCTACATCATTCCCTCTATGGCACATATGCTTACCTACAGATCTGCTTCTGCTCGAAAG AATGCAGCAGAGAAACTACCCTTTTTCCTTCCAAGCTGGACAGGCATGTACTTGCTGAACGCGTTTGTGGTAATTTGGGTGTTTGTGGTTGGTTTCGGATTCGGCGGGTGGGCGAGCATGACTAACTTCATCAAACAAGTTGATACGTTTGGATTGTTTGCCAAATGCTACCAGTGCCCACCCAAAGCCTCCACAGCAGCACATCACTAA
- the LOC107413783 gene encoding uncharacterized protein LOC107413783 isoform X1: protein MCLLLLHHLFPLQVSTFSHIFFGFPTDFLTLSFPSSDEPKATLFFLYHFLSFLIFSHVLLQSTDTVVFLTFSHFFAAFFFFPLSWSVWQKGNRRLDAALDAMAAMGFSEKLVTQTVNELLKVYGDGGWVFIEEASYLLLINILLKKQNDDYEEKDTSLGDGDRGREDTETSAVGPPTTIESLDSVSLTNDSAEKDCLPTAEAEKRGLENMDLNSRKRSVNFIAGRIVKDIGACKYNMKILGGSQQLVGGVSSGTRKPCHGWLSDDDEDDDLEDLPPDPLPDCLEKPLVGWNGNRKRNRRWDMRPEDM from the exons atgtgtcttcttcttcttcatcatctttttCCTTTGCAAGTTTCTACATTTTCTCACATTTTCTTTGGCTTTCCCACTGATTTTCTCACGTTGTCTTTCCCTTCTTCGGATGAACCGAAGGCAACCCTCTTTTTTCTTtaccattttctttcatttcttaTATTTTCCCATGTTCTGCTGCAAAGCACTGATACAGTTGTTTTTCTCACATTTTCCCATTTCTTTgccgcattttttttttttcccctttcttgGTCTGTTTGGCAGAAAGGAAATAGACGGTTGGACGCTGCTTTAGACGCCATGGCTGCCATGGGGTTTTCTGAGAAATTGGTTACTCAAACAGTCAATGAGCTGTTGAAA GTTTATGGAGATGGCGGATGGGTCTTCATTGAAGAGGCTTCATATCTGCTCCTTATAAACATCCTTCTTAAGAAACAAAATGACGATTATGAAGAAAAG GATACTTCATTAGGAGATGGAGATAGAGGCAGAGAAGATACTGAAACATCAGCAGTTGGGCCTCCAACAACCATTGAATCTTTGGATTCTGTGTCGCTTACTAATGATTCAG CTGAAAAGGATTGCCTCCCAACAGCAGAAGCAGAAAAGAGAGGCCTAGAAAATATGGACCTGAACTCTAGGAAAAGGAGTGTGAATTTTATCGCAGGACGCATTGTTAAGGACATTGGAGCTTgtaaatataatatgaaaatcCTCGGCGGTTCCCAGCAATTGGTGGGCGGTGTTTCAAGCGGGACACGAAAACCTTGCCATGGCTGGCTTtctgatgatgatgaggatgatgatcttgaggATCTACCTCCAGATCCATTACCAGATTGTTTGGAAAAGCCGCTTGTTGGATGGAATGGGAATAGAAAGCGCAATAGAAGGTGGGATATGAGGCCTGAAGATATGTAA
- the LOC107413783 gene encoding uncharacterized protein LOC107413783 isoform X2, which produces MAPRGRTRKKGNRRLDAALDAMAAMGFSEKLVTQTVNELLKVYGDGGWVFIEEASYLLLINILLKKQNDDYEEKDTSLGDGDRGREDTETSAVGPPTTIESLDSVSLTNDSAEKDCLPTAEAEKRGLENMDLNSRKRSVNFIAGRIVKDIGACKYNMKILGGSQQLVGGVSSGTRKPCHGWLSDDDEDDDLEDLPPDPLPDCLEKPLVGWNGNRKRNRRWDMRPEDM; this is translated from the exons ATGGCTCCGAGAGGAAGAACCAGAAAG AAAGGAAATAGACGGTTGGACGCTGCTTTAGACGCCATGGCTGCCATGGGGTTTTCTGAGAAATTGGTTACTCAAACAGTCAATGAGCTGTTGAAA GTTTATGGAGATGGCGGATGGGTCTTCATTGAAGAGGCTTCATATCTGCTCCTTATAAACATCCTTCTTAAGAAACAAAATGACGATTATGAAGAAAAG GATACTTCATTAGGAGATGGAGATAGAGGCAGAGAAGATACTGAAACATCAGCAGTTGGGCCTCCAACAACCATTGAATCTTTGGATTCTGTGTCGCTTACTAATGATTCAG CTGAAAAGGATTGCCTCCCAACAGCAGAAGCAGAAAAGAGAGGCCTAGAAAATATGGACCTGAACTCTAGGAAAAGGAGTGTGAATTTTATCGCAGGACGCATTGTTAAGGACATTGGAGCTTgtaaatataatatgaaaatcCTCGGCGGTTCCCAGCAATTGGTGGGCGGTGTTTCAAGCGGGACACGAAAACCTTGCCATGGCTGGCTTtctgatgatgatgaggatgatgatcttgaggATCTACCTCCAGATCCATTACCAGATTGTTTGGAAAAGCCGCTTGTTGGATGGAATGGGAATAGAAAGCGCAATAGAAGGTGGGATATGAGGCCTGAAGATATGTAA